The Aedes aegypti strain LVP_AGWG chromosome 1, AaegL5.0 Primary Assembly, whole genome shotgun sequence sequence tatttttttatttctagaaTCAGTCGTCAACAcgaacaaaaattattttttgagttCATAATAAATATATTTGTTAATACAgtattttatgttgaaacaaaaaaaaactgtgttgctttaaaaatttatatattttgaaccaaaaaaaaagtatttttaaaaacaaaaaagtacatttttgattcaatatttaattttttatttatgtaggatgtattttcattattttctatttcatttgaaatgatcATAAATAAAAAGACTATTTTCTCTCCATTTGGATTTTATTTACATCTGATTTAGAAATAATCACCACATGAGTTCTTGCCTTCCTATGAACTCTGATCAATAACATTACTCTAGCCATTTCTGCATTTTGTAGACGCAGTCAGCAAGTAATTTGCAGTGCACCGTTCACGAGTGATGGATTCAGAATTACTTTCTCTTACCACTGGTGATGCGGTTGAATAACAATCTGTGGAAATCTTATGatacatagaaaaatacaattatTATTCCTTTTGTTAAAACATTTCATCCGTTTATTTATACCTGGTGAAATTCTCTAAACATTCAATTTATGCATGCAATTCGTCCGGTCAACCAGAAATGGCGGCGGTATCAAATCTTCAATTTCCTTCCGTTCCAggattttcagaatttcaagatAGTATTGATTTTCTAGAGAGAAACAATCGAACAATGCGTATAAGTTGGTATATCAGATAGTTACATGGAAACAAGACAATTTCTTACCCAGAAGACgattgataatttttttcagAGAGTCCAAAACTCAGCAAAAAATTCACCGTCACTAACTTTCTCAACTTCCATAACCAAAACTTCTTCTGTTGAATCCATTttgagttttgtttgaaatcatGGAAATGGCGTCTGACAAGCCGTGCGTACATAATAGCGAAAACAAAACATACACACTCTCATATGATAAATATGTATGTGTGAaaccaaaaaactttttttgaaaacgaAACAGATTATGCcaacaatcaaaaaaatattttattgaatctACGCAACTTATGTTCCCATCAGTTTGGTGTAAAAACAACAATTAACATTTTTGGATcaaaaaaatttattatttgtattcaacaaaaataattgtaatttttaaaaaatatttcaataatatttatttttgaaacaaaaatgtcTGTTTTCTCTGCGTGCATGCATTTCAAACTTATTGTTTTACTGTCCACATCtcataaataaatcaatatttttgcaacatTATTTTCTAAAACAATATGATGGTGTTTGCCTATCCATActcggagacgaaccagccaacggctgaaagtctcgattaTAAAgataatgataaaaaaaaaatatgcatgtattacatgaaaaaatacagtATTGACGATCTAATCTTAGTAATGGCAATCTTTTCGCTCTCGATAACATCCCTAATAAAATATAGCGTGAACTTAGATGAGAGAGAATTTCGAAATTTAAATAGCAATTTAATGTTTTCTATGATTCCAATTAACAATGTAAAATTGCTGTGTACGTTTTTCTTCTTAAGTTATCATTAATAACTTAATTTTGCATCTCCTATTGTATGCAAAGATCATATAGAATTGTGTTAAGTATAGTTGCAAACTAGGTCTCCTCTCTGCTTGTAGTGACACTGCCATTTATTAAATTGCacgattttctacaaaaaaaatatatggaaatgTTGATGACAAATACATTTTGAGTGATATTGTTGAATACGATTTTCTCGATGTAAAactcgaattattggatttttcttCAACGGGTTTTGCTCAATGGTAGATACAGCTAATGCTCGATAACTGGGTGCTATTTAACTGGGCTGCTTTTTAACTGGGTGCTCGCTAACTGGGCTGTAGCCCAGTTAAAAAAcagttaaacgtcaaaaactttCACCATCCCGTAACTGACGAGGGGCGTGCAAATGCAAAATAAAGTTtcggcattatttttttaattgtaaatttgtcttttttcatttagattttaatttttttttttcaattcaatgtgCAATATGTCAAAATGAGAAATAAATCACAAATagttattattgttttgttCTTAACTGGTTTAttgatattcatacaaaattcatgtgtgtactttagaaaattcatttaaaaaaaatcgctgcACTGGATCTACAAAGCTCGCTTGCGCCATTCGTTTTCGATCAGCTTTGTTCTCAATGACCTCAAGCGGCTTACATCGGCAGCATCATTTTGCACGAAGTGAAGTAAGTAGTCCAACGAATGAATGGCTTTCGTGAATTCCGGTTCCTGTTGATGATCTCCCCCACTTACGGATGATGCATCAAGTGAAGTATTTTCCATTGATTCATCCGGAATGACACGAACACGACGCGATTCCAAAACCGAATGACGCCAACCAAAACTTTGCATCTAAGTCCCcctcgatttttatttgaatgtgtGTGTGCGTTGGAATGGCAGTCCAGTTATCGAGCACTGCTCGCTAACTGGAAGGTTCTCTCAGCCCAGTTATCGAGCATAAGCTGTACTTTAAGATAAGGCGAAAATATTCACTTTAAGTACcattaaaaactagtttttgatCATGGatgtttacacattttttttttataatgaaacAGAGTTTTTTTCGGCGCGGATTGGTGTTTATAGGCGCGGATCGAATTTCTgaagtcgcgattttcgcggatacgATTTCGTTTTTTAACAGCCCTGCACTCGGCttctggtagaattcttgaaattttttttgaagaaatcactgTCCCTGGAGTTATTTCTGGATGTGTCCTTGGAATTTCCTGGTTGAATTTTTTAAGGTATGCTGATCAAGAGACTTGGGGTAATGCCTTGGGAAAACCGTGGAATAATCACTGGATGAATTCCTAGCGAAATCTTCGTTCGTCTGATACATGAAAAAACTTAAGCAAATGATGAAATCCCGgggataatgaaaaaaaaaaatgcttagagAAATGTCACGAGGAATCGTTAAAGAATTCCTTAGAAGTAATTCCTGATTCTGGTTTGGTTTCTTTTCTAGGCATGAAATCTCTAAAGCTCTTAATTTATAACTCAATCGTTATCTTCTCTgtgtttgctgaaagtagcaaaaactagGCACTCGAGATTACTTGGATAGAAATTTCACTTCGGGAAGTAGGCTCActtgggctgtaccattttgcacGTATCAGCAAATTTTGATCATTGATGTCTTTCAATTTTAAAGATTAATCTAAGCTAGAACTGTAGCCAATACTCAAACAAGACAGAATCAAGCTTTTTGGAATTTTCATGCGAATACCAAACTGAATTTTACATCTTGAATTCATTTGCAGATCTCTACGCCAAGGTCTACACCGACCTGCTCGCCATTCCGGTCGTGAAGGGACGCAAAACCGAGAAGGAGAAATTCGCCGGCGGTGACTACACGACCACGGTGGAAGCGTTCATTTCCGCGTCAGGCCGAGCGATTCAGGGTGCCACCAGCCACTTCTTGGGTCAAAACTTCTCCAAGATGTTCGACATCGTGTTTGAGCATCCGGAAACGAAGGAAAAGGAGTACGTTTATCAGAATTCATGGGGCATCACGACGCGTACTATCGGTGTCATGATCATGGTACATGCCGATAATCAAGGACTTGTTTTGCCGCCACGTGTTGCCTGCATCCAGGCAATCATTGTACCCTGTGGAATCACTGCCAACACCACCGATGACGAAAGGAAATCTCTCTACGAAAGCTGCAAGGAGCTCGAAGAAGAATTGGTGAAAGCTGGAGTTCGTTGCGAAGGAGATTACCGGGACAACTATTCTCCTGGATGGAAGTACAACCACTGGGAGTTGAAGGGAGTCCCAATCCGCATTGAGCTGGGCTTCAAGGATTTGAAGAATAAGCAGTTTGTGGCCGTCCGTCGTGACACCGGCGAAAAGATAACGGTCAAGAGAGAACAAGCAGCGAAGGATATTCCAGCCCTGATGGAAACTATTCACGAAAACATGTTTAAGAAGGCCGACAAAGATCTTCACGATCATCTGAAGGTCACCAAGAAGTGGGACGAGTTTATCCAGTTCCTGGATACCAAGAATATCATCATGGCTCCGTTCTGCGGTGAATCGCCGTGCGAAGACAAGATCAAGGCCGAAAGCGCCCGTGACGATGCGGAAGCCGAACCCGGTGCACCGGCTATGGGAGCCAAGACGTTGTGTATTCCGTTCGAACAGCCGGCCAAGATTACGAAGGACGACAAGTGTGTACATCCAGCGTGTGACAGAAGTGCGAAGTTTTACACACTTTTCGGCAGAAGCTATTGAGGGAATTTCGAAAGGAAAGGAGAGTGACAATACGCAGGCTAGCTTCGggataataatttatttaatctcggcgttaattttgaaactgtttttttttgcattgaactTAAATATCCTCTAGTTGTGTCAAGCTAATGCTTGTATCTTACTATAAAACGTAACCTCGTGAAAGTGAACTTCGAACTATTGGAACATGTTTGGTTTGATCCGAAACATCCTTGAAATGTGAAACTCAATATATTATAAGGGAATCTGTTGGTCAACTCTAATAAAAGCTCTCTAAGCTAGTTTATAAAATTTGGGTTCCATTTCTATACAATTATTTTCTTGCAAAGTTTGCTTTACTACAACTATTTGTTTGCGTCGGTTGATTTGTTGGAGTTTGATTGCAAGTTAAATATGTACTTTGTTTCCTATTTATTCACAATGTTATTCGCCACTTTTGCAAGTAGCGTACTCTTTACAATTTGTACCCGTTCAATCATTCTTGGTTCCATCCGCCACCGTTGTCGATTTCCCCTCGCCAAGATCCTTCATCTCGCCATGATGGTTGATATCCACCGGAACTAAATCCGGAACCGGAGCGATGTTCGTAGCCGGTTCGTCGACGGCATGTTGGACATCGTGTATCATGACATCCTCACTGTCGTGGTTTTGCGATGCTGTAGCAGATGCCGCTTCGGTTGTGTTTGGTTCTGCAACCGGAAAATGCTTGTGCTGCGCCGCATCCAGTTTAGCGTGTTCTCTTTTGATCATTTCTCGCAATTCATCCTGGAATAAAAACGAACATGATTTATCTGGTCAATCAATGTATAACTAGGCATATTAAATTCAGCAGGAAGAGTGCCTGTGGGGTGCACACTTTTAGCTTCGTGaaagccgagatgtgcaggaatAAGTAGGGGAGCATCTTGACAGACGAACGTACGATGTTCGAAAGGTGGGCGCAacacttcgatgaacacctgaatggtacTGAGAACACGAGCAATGAGGGTTAAGGCAACGgacgaaatgtcaatgtcaGTATTGGGAACGATGACAACCAACCAGCCCCTAGTTTGAGAGAGTTGAAAGATGCCATCCATCAGTTCAAGGATAATAAAACTGCTAGTATGGACGAAATCAGAGCTAAACTCGTGatgatgggtccggagaggctgaccatttgtctgcatcggctgataggtacaatctgggaaacagaaaacTTATAAAGGGGTAATGTGGACAAGTTTAACGTGAGCGGTTACCATTttgaatgcggcctacaaaatGTTATCCTAAATCATTTTCCGACGTCTGTCATTCATCGTAAACGaaattcgtgggaagttatcaagccggcttcgttgacggctgaTCGATAACGGATCAGATCTTCATTGTACGTCAAATCATACAGAAATGTAGTGAAAACTAGTTCCCTACTTATCAAATATTCATGTATTTCAAATCCGCTTCCGATAGTGTCGACCGCATTAAGCTATGGAAAGTCATGGACAAGAACAGCTTTCTCCTTCGAGGAGATCAATGAGTtagtctaccttggatcctagCTGATGGTTGATAACAACGTTGGCTTTGAattacggaggcgcatcatcttGGGAAGTCGTGCTAGTTATGAGCTCCACGAGAAGCTGCactcaaaaaagattcactttcgcaccaaatgtaccatgtaaaaAACGCTTacaaggccggtagtcctctactgGCAAGAAACGTGGACTATGCACGAGGAGGACGTGCAAGCTTTTGGAGTTTCGAACACCGGGTGCGTAGGACCTTGTACGAGCTCGACTAACTCTACAACAAACCCATTGAACCCAGTACTCAGTAGGTGACGAAAGCTGGACGGATATGTTTCATATCAAACTACTTAAACACAAagaatgattaaaaaattgaagataatcaaattatcacgtatggccaaatagggaaccgtTATGTCCTAAAGTGTATAAAACGCAACAGTCCTCTTCTAGATATGAAACGAAACCTTGATTCTCTTAAgctgaagatgcatcgaagcaatacttcaaattttcaagagcacaaatctagaaaaccagaCAGCGATTTGAGcttaaaacttaatcgattggtcgtcacacgctggtggtgaccaatcgattaagtattCATTCCAAACTGctatctggttctctagatttgtactcttgaaaatatgaGGTTTTGCTTCGATGTATGTTCATCTTAACGGAGTTAATAATCAGCTACCTAAATTCAACTAATTTAAAAATactaattacattttttttcctcacttgaattgaAGTTTATTACTTTACAAGTGCAGGTTCTTGGGTTAATAATATAGTTGGCTACTCCCATCTACGACACTTACCCCCATTCCTAGCTTGTCGGCAAGGAAGAAACATCCATCGTCGCAGTCCCCAGTCCAGGCAACATCCCGCCTATTTCCGGGCAGATCGAAACACAGTCCCTCGCCGAACATCATCGAACGCAGGAATCCGAATCCTCCGCCACCGACCTTGTCACGGTTTATCAGAAGCCGTACGCAATCGTCGTTCACGTATTCCACCAGAGACGCAAACGGCTGCACAGTCAGCGAGGTTCCCATGATAATCAACAGGTCACACTCTGCGAAATCCTTGTGCGGCAGAACATGGAACCGTTCCGGCAGACCTTCTCCAAAGAAAACTATGTCCGGCTTGATGACACCACCGCATGCACAGGTCGGTATCTCGTCGGCAAAAATTTTCTCTGTAGCGAAATGAAAAGCTAGTCATGAGAAATCGATCAAACAAAATCGAGCGATTACCAACCTTTGACAAAGTCCACGGAATAAGCAGCTCGGCACTGCAAACAATGATTGGTGAAGAAGGTTCCGTGAGCTTCCACGATCTTCTCTTCGTTGATTTCAGCTATGCGCTCCAAGGTATCAATATTTTGCGTATAATGTCGAATGAGCAATCCTTTCTGCTCCAGCAGTTTAACAAAATAGTGCGAAGGAGTTGGTTTAAAAGTACCCGGATAAAGTTCCTTAGCTAGCTGGAAGAATGGTTTGGGGTTTTGATAGAAATATTCCAGCTCGAATATTGCTTGTGGATACGGAAGGTTGTATTTCAACAGATTATTATACAATCCGGTGTCTGGCGATCGAAAATCTGGTATTCCGGCAGCTAAAACATATCGatataaaattaaaactcaTTGTCATATGCTcatatggaaaattgaaaagaaaaattaacgaaatgtgtgtaaaatatccgAGGTTTTATCTTTGAATTCGAGAAGAATTTTGAAAGGAATCTCAGCAATATACCTAATCCTATAGAATTTTATATAAGAACACCAAaagaatcttcccaaaatttctcaaaaacaatataacaatataaatctttggaggaacttcaaaaaatctgaaaaagtatACCAAAATGCCTTAAGAAAGTGTACCTACTATAAGTTCTAGGGAGCTCTCCGTTAAAGTTTTCATTGAGCACTCTTTGGATAACTCCGGGACAAATCCTTGCTAAATCTCTTTCGAACTTCAAGAATAATCTTTACACCATAAAGCAGCGGTGCAGCAGAGTGCTCTGCGAAGCCTTGTCAGGTGATCCAcgatagttttgaaaatgtatacCAATGGTTCGAAAACTTTTGCTTTAAAATACGTTTTTTAAACTATTGGATTTGACTATTTTTATAACGCAGTTGACAGTCACCATTAGTAGACTACGGACGTGTGCGATTTTTATTCCCGCGATGTCAAAGGACTTTCTATAATGGCGAACGCTCGCAGAATTATTCTCGTCGTAGATTTTAGCGTTCTCCCAGTGCGGCCGGAGGTTGCCAACATCGAGAAAATTTTATGCGAGACAATAAAACTTGTACTGAAGGACGTCGCATCAATGCAGTTTCATACAATACGGAACTGTATTTTGATTGAACTAAATAGTGTCGAATTAGCTAAACTGTATCAGAACGGTAATAATTTAAATCATGTCATAGTTACCCAGGGAAGCCTCAAAATTATCTTGATCATGCTTCGA is a genomic window containing:
- the LOC5567072 gene encoding NAD-dependent protein deacetylase Sirt2, with the translated sequence MSAENTLPDLLGGGAQGAKPDNKPLVDGEEAGGSVTSNSVPKASPLELDTAGSGRESNHSPLVQQAPDFSQFDDSEDEEHYHSGGFHSDNISIERIRQYLSDKLGFYTTDSNYDDKDGVPRKRVLETVDIDGVLKHWKNGGFKKIVTMVGAGISTSAGIPDFRSPDTGLYNNLLKYNLPYPQAIFELEYFYQNPKPFFQLAKELYPGTFKPTPSHYFVKLLEQKGLLIRHYTQNIDTLERIAEINEEKIVEAHGTFFTNHCLQCRAAYSVDFVKEKIFADEIPTCACGGVIKPDIVFFGEGLPERFHVLPHKDFAECDLLIIMGTSLTVQPFASLVEYVNDDCVRLLINRDKVGGGGFGFLRSMMFGEGLCFDLPGNRRDVAWTGDCDDGCFFLADKLGMGDELREMIKREHAKLDAAQHKHFPVAEPNTTEAASATASQNHDSEDVMIHDVQHAVDEPATNIAPVPDLVPVDINHHGEMKDLGEGKSTTVADGTKND